One Vanrija pseudolonga chromosome 5, complete sequence genomic window, TGTGAGTAGTTGCCGAGAGCTGACCCTGTGCTCTTGCTTCAgtcgccgagccgagcaAGGTGTGCCGAGGCGGTGTTCGATGCTGCCGATTGCTTTGGCGGCGAGTCAGCACTTGCCGTGAGCTGGGAGTCATCGACGCTGGTCGTCGTCAGAACCTGCTCCTACCCACACCCTTTTATTGAAACAATCTCCAGCATCCCCGTTGTATTATATTAGGATGCGATATGTCATTGTACCTCTGTAATCGCGATGCAGGTCGGCGAttgccacccacccgcccacccgccgtcCCACCAACCCACTGCGCCTCCTCCCCGATCACCATCATCTGGATTTTAATCAGCAGCGTcgcagcgtcgcgcacgcgcccaGACTGGGAATCAGTAGCAGTCGCAACCACGCGACAGGCACGATCGTGCGCCGACCCGCCCGCGTCCGGGCGATTGCGGGGCCAACGTGCGTGGGTTCgtggtggcagtggcgacggcggcgtaAGTGTTCGATCGGCCCTGTTCcactgcgacgacgacgagcgctgGAATCGGGCGCGCCtggcggggcgcggcgcttggccttgCTCCAGGAATCTTGCTACATCATCAAAACCATGGCGAACGACAcattgcccgccgccgacacacGCTGGCGTgatcgcctcggcctggtcgttacatgccgcgccgctccctcggccgcctcggcgacgcgcatgCCGAAGGCGCCAAGCCACCCGTATCTCTCGGacccgccggcgggcggcgggcggcgcgcgtcatGATTGATGCATTGCGGCgtgcggtggcggcggctcgcggcgccacgCCCCAGTCTGTGCAATGCCGCTTCGCGTCGACACTTGCCGCCGTCTGCGCCAGGGCGGCGGGCTGCAGGGCTGGCTGTAATCAGTCGTCGTTTGATAGATTAATACTTACGCGCAGGCTGAGGAATGTGCCATTTGCCGGATCAGGCAGGGGGTTATTTGGCGGCAGAGGGAGGCGCAGGGgggcgctgctggctggggATGATGACTGTGTcgtgagcgagcgacgccgacgccactcGACAAACTCATGCACGTCCCGTTGCAGATTTTGCCTTTGCGCGTCAGTCACGACGCGAAGCTGCGCCAGGCCAGCTGCATCTCTTGCATACGACAGAGTGCGCAAGGAAAGTAAAGTAGATTAACTGTTCTTGCTGGCTGGACCAGCCCAGCACGCGCCTGGCTGGGCGACGAGCAATGGCAGAATGCTCCCGCTTGGCCATCGGTCCCTCCGCCGCTGAgcctgggctgggcgggacGAGGTTTGAgttgggtggtgggttgtgggtggtgggtggtggggtgcgGTTGTGGGCGGCAGGCAAGGCAGGTACGCTGGAGGGAGGCGAGCAGGCGGGTAGCcagaggagagagagagtcaATGCCCCTgagggctggctgggttTCCCTTCCCTCGTctgcctccctccctccctcaccCCCATCagtctgctgctgctgctgccttgcTTCCTTCcctcctgcctgcctgcctgtcggCCTGCCTGCgttgcagcagcacccacccagccgAGAGCCGcaacccacccccgcccgcccgcccattccacccacccacccagccagcatcatcatcatcgtcctcctcacgACGACTCTCTTTGGCCAAGAGAACGCACCGTGCACTCACAGCGCAATACACTCACATCTCCGCCTGTTTATATTACTCGTTGGACAACGCCCTCTCCCCGTCTTCGGCCACTTTTGCCCCCCCAAATTTCAACTTGCTCAGCTTCGGCCTTGCCTTACTCTTGCCCCCCGGCCACGCGCGCGTTGGTTCCCTTTGGTTGATTAACCACtctcgccgcctcgtccttcgATCGATCACACCGTCTAcaccgccagcggcgagcgaccCGTGACAAAGCGAGCCAAGGCAACACAGACTCACTTCCCTTTGCACAACAACTACTCGGAATCCATCATCCATCTCTCGGTCTCGCCAAACGCAAAAACGACACAACTTCCCCCCAGCAAGTCATCCCACGCGCAACAAACCCCCCCCCGCAAGCCCTCCCGGTCAGCGTGGTGAGTCATCCCGCCCACCCGGctctcgtcgcgcgcgcatTGCTGCTTCGCACGGCCAACATCATCAACCCCAGAGCACGGGTTGTCACCGCACGttctcgagcttgcgcaTCGTCtccccccccttcccccactTTGCCGTCGACTGGGCTAATCTTTGCTAGCATCTCATCAATCCAAATCCACGCCCTCtagccgctgccgccgtcgggcaCCAGCCAAACACATCCGTCGCGCCGCTTGTCTCAGCGATCACAATCGGCCAGTGACCCAACCTTCTTCAACCCAACGAGCCAACCCCGGACCTCCCGACACGAAACTTTCCCACAGCCCATCCACGTTCTCCCGCATCAACAATGGGTGGCTGTGTCTCGTCTGAATCGACCGCGGTCGACCAGCGCAGGACAACTGACCCCGCCGCAAAGAAGCCCGCCGCTCCACCAGCAGCCTCGACACCGGCACCCAAGGCGGCCGTTGCCACTCcccctgccgctgctgccgcggcgACCCCAGCAGCTGaggcgccagcagcagcggctgcGACGGCAAACGGGTCGCCCACACCAGGAAACaactcgacggcggcaccTGCCGCCGGAGGCAACGCCCAgggcctcgcggcggcgctcgcccagGCACCAGACGCGGGCGACGTTGGGGGCAAGAGCAGCAagagcaacaacagcaaTGTCATTGACCGTCAGCTTGAGGACGACTCGAAGAAGCTGAAGAAGGAATGCAAGATTCTGCTCCTCGGTGAGTGTCATAAGCCCAGTTCATCGACTGACAGCCCAGGTTCTGGCGAGTCGGGCAAGTCTACGATCGTCAAGCAGATGAAGATTATCCACCAGAACGGCTACTCGCGTGACGAGCTGATGCAGTTCAAGACCGTTGTGTAGGTGtagacggcgcgcgcgcgtgaggcCGGTGCTGACACCCGACCCAGCCACAAGAATGTTATCGACTCGGCTCAGGCCTTGGTCATGGCGATGAGGaaactcggcgtcgacccagaGGACCCAACAAACAGGACACACGCGGACCGTATCCTCGAGTACCGGATGGAGGCCGACGCCCCCGTGCCAACAGAAATCTTCCGCGCGATCGAGGCGCTCTGGCACGACCCGATCATTCCCGTGGTTATGGACCGCTCATCAGAGTTCTACCTCATGGACTCTGCGACCTACTTCTTTGCCAACATTCGCCGCATCTCCGAGCCAGGCTACGTTCCTGACGAGGCCGATGTCCTCCGCGCAAGGACAAAGACGACGGGTATAACCGAGACGCGCTTCAACATGGGCCAGCTCAGCATCCACATGTTTGACGTCGGTGGCCAGCGAAGTGAGCGTAAGAAGTGGATCCACTGCTTCGAGGCCGTCACCTCGATCATCTTCTGCGTCGCCTTGTCAGAGTACGACcaggtcctcctcgaggagaACGGCCAGAACCGAATGCAGGAGTCGCTCGTCCTGTTCGAATCCGTCATCAACTCGCGCTGGTTCCTCCGCACCTCGGTCATCTTGTTCCTCAACAAGATTGACATTTTCAAGCAGAAGTTGCCAAAGGTGCCTCTGGTCAACTACTTCCCCGAGTACACTGGTGAGTTGGCGCGAGGGGGCGTAACGAGTTTGGGCACGAATGCTGACGCTACCAGGTGGTGCCGACATCAACAAGGCTGCCAAGTACATTCTCTGGCGTTTCACCCAGACCAACCGTGCTCGCCTCTCGGTGTACCCCCACTTGACACAGGCTACGGACACGTCCAACGTGAGTAGGATGATTTTTACGTCGCGGTACCCCTACTCACACCCCACAGATCAGCCTCGTCTTTGCGGCCGTCAAGGAGACAATCTTGCAAaacgcgctgcgcgactcTGGCATCTTATAGTCTGGCgtctctccctctctctctacCTCTCTACCAGTGTATCATCCTCGTCCATTCTGTGCCGCCgcagtcgccgtcgccctcgcaAGATCAGTCATAACAGTAACAGTACTTCATACGTTTGTGTGCACCTTCTCGTTGCCATCCACGCCATCCGAAGCCGTCGTTGTGGTTGCGTGCTACGCCTCGCCGGCCCgctctcctcgagcagcggcagccagccagccagccgtggccgccgctaCCCAATGACGTCTTGTCCAGCCAAGTCACTTGACAAATACCGATTGGATTCTGTTCACCCCGCTTTATAGTCTTTTCGACAGTCGTGTGTCATGTGATTGTGCTGCAtgcgggcgccgcgccatGGCGCTGGAGTGTGGGAGTTGGGTGCGAGGAAGTGCCTTGCATTTGATCTTGGCTTGGAGTTGTGCCAAGCAAGGCTTGCAAGGCTTGCTGAAGGCTGATGGCGACCTGGATCATGAGTTGTACCCGGAGTGTCGCAGTGTAGTCAGTAGTGAGTGGCATGCCAAGCCAATCGGTGGGTGGATCGTATTTCGTTACCGGCAGCGCGGTTACTTTGAGCCGGccgggtggggtggggtgcaGCGCTGCacatctgctgctgctgctggctgcagTGGTGCGTCAGAGTGGGGCAGAACAAGGCAAGCCAAGGACTCGTTCTGCAGCCAGGTTTCCGGCCTTAACCCCACCTTGtagcccccccccccccccccccatccGTCCCCCCCACTACCggacccccacccccactctAGACTTTCACCttgccctccctcccttgcTCCCTCCCTGCACCtgccacctcccccaccgcAATCACTCTGACAActgcaagcaagcaagcagccTACTTTCCTTCAACCGGAtcctgcaccaccaccacaccacacacactaGCTTgcaccaacaacaacgacgcaCATCTCTGCCTGGCTGCCCTCCCcactccccccacccccgcccccacgcAATGAGCCACGGCCGTGGGCAGCgcagcacgcacgcgccgcaccaccaccaccacaatcaTCAAcaccagcaacagcagcacaaccaccgcggcgcggccggctACTCACCCCTCACGCCATCcgaccgcggcgcccgcATTCGCGACGACTACAGCTacagcgccggcgggggcggcagcggcggcgtcacggcCCACTCGCGCGCACACCACGCTTCCGGTGCTTCGCCTGGCATTGCTAGCTCGTCACACTCGCCCGCCACGCCTAAAGGAGCTGGAGCTACAACAAGCACGCCCGAGGCTGGCCCGAGCAAGACGGCGCTCCGGTGCTCGTTCCCCTCGTGCGGCAAGACGTTTACGCGCAAGGTGAGCTCAGCTGGGCCGGGTCACCTGCCTGTAGTGGCAGGCATCGCTGACGTCGTAACAGGATCACCTCATTCGGCACGCTGCAAATCGTACGTCCGTGCACTACTGGCACCGTCACTCACCCCACCCGCAGACTCGCAGCCAAACTTTCACTGCTCGACGTGCGGCCGGAGCTTCCAGCGCCTAGACTTGTTGCAGCGGCATGAGCGCCGCAGGAtctgcgacgacgagcggtATCCCAAGCGGCGGAAGGGcaacgaccacgacgagcgccaggcAGAGCACGAgcatgacgacgaggtggaccaCGGCGCTTCCGAAGCCCagcccccaccaccgccacagccgcagccgccgcagccgcaggcAGTGTtccagcccgcgccgccgcccggcgcgccgctagacctgctcgacacgaccGAGCCAGTCTCCATCCCCCCGCAGATGGGCAGCGACatgcccgagctcgacgtgaTGGCGAACCACAACATTGTGATTGACCCCGCGGATTTGGGGTTCGGCCTCTGGCCGCCAGACCCATGGGAGGCATTGCTGCACGACGcgttcgcgccgccgctcgacgacgggccagcCGACGTGCCGTGGGATTTGAATGCGCTCCTTGGACCTCATGGCACGCAGTCGCGGACGCAGGAGAGTGCAGAGCGAGGGAACGCCCCTGGTCCGCCACATGCCCAGGTTGGGACGGCGCTGCTGTCCAGAGTGCTGGCAGCGTATCCTGTGAGTGGAGCGGAACAGCAGAGGAGGTCACGGCGCACTGGAGCTTCGCTGACGGTGGCAGGAACTGCAGATCTCGGTCGCAGAGCTCAACGAGTCACTGTCAACGTACTGGTCTCACGTCGCGCCAAGCTTCCCGTTCATCCACCGCGGCACATTCGACattgacgccgcgccgccagaaCTGGTCATCATGATGGCGGTCACTGGTgccgcgcagcgccggcgaggcggaaGTGGTGCGCCGCGAGACGACCGGCGACTGGTCAGGCGAATCCGCGCGCGGCTTGTCGAGGACCGGTGTGGGCTTGAGATGGACGTGGCGACCCTGCAAGCCTACACCCTCTGTCACGTGTACGACGTGtggcacggcgacgccgagacgctgTTTGTTGCGCAGTGCATGTGGCCCGTTGTTGTTGCACACTCGCGCAAGCAG contains:
- the GPA1 gene encoding Guanine nucleotide-binding protein subunit alpha, whose translation is MGGCVSSESTAVDQRRTTDPAAKKPAAPPAASTPAPKAAVATPPAAAAAATPAAEAPAAAAATANGSPTPGNNSTAAPAAGGNAQGLAAALAQAPDAGDVGGKSSKSNNSNVIDRQLEDDSKKLKKECKILLLGSGESGKSTIVKQMKIIHQNGYSRDELMQFKTVVHKNVIDSAQALVMAMRKLGVDPEDPTNRTHADRILEYRMEADAPVPTEIFRAIEALWHDPIIPVVMDRSSEFYLMDSATYFFANIRRISEPGYVPDEADVLRARTKTTGITETRFNMGQLSIHMFDVGGQRSERKKWIHCFEAVTSIIFCVALSEYDQVLLEENGQNRMQESLVLFESVINSRWFLRTSVILFLNKIDIFKQKLPKVPLVNYFPEYTGGADINKAAKYILWRFTQTNRARLSVYPHLTQATDTSNISLVFAAVKETILQNALRDSGIL